In Bacteroidetes Order II. bacterium, the DNA window CGAAACATCACACGAAAAAACGAGCTATTCGTTGGCGAGAACCGAGGAAACCCTTATGCGTTTGCCCGTGCAGTTATTGACGCGGGTGCAGATGTTGTTTTTGGACACGGCCCTCATGTTACCCGCGCGGTTGATCTTTATAAAAACCGATTTATTGCCTATAGTTTGGGAAATTTTGCCACATATGGTCGCTTCAATCTAAAAGGCGTTTCCGGAATGGCGCCCATTATTAAGGTTTTCGTCAATAAAAAAGGCGAGTTCTTGTCTGCCCGTGTTTTTTCCATCAAACAAATTGGCGAGGGGGAACCTGTACCAGATCCTGCCCAAGGTGCTCTCCGCGAAATCCAAACCCTTACCCAACAAGACATTCCGGAAGCACCAATCCAAATCGGGGACGATGGAATCATCCGGAAAAACTAAATACATCTGCCTACTTGTAATCGCATGACTGCTTCTTTTCAAGACCAAACCTTTCACACCACCCACTTCCCAGAGGGCCGAATCCGTGGCCAATTTGAAAATTGTCAATTTATCGGCTGTACCCTTCCCAATGCCATGCTTTCCAGTGCCGAGTTCTCCGATTGCAGCTTTGAGGACTGCGACCTGAGCATGGCCCAACTGAATGGAACGGTATTTCGAGAGACCCGATTTATTGCTTGTAAGATGTTGGGCATGCCGTTCGACACCTGCAACGACTTCTTGCTCTCTTTCAGTTTCAAAAATTGCAACCTTGATTTTTCGTGTTTTAACGGCCTGGTTATCAAACAAACCGTTTTTGATCAGTGTAGTCTTGAAGGCGCTTTTTTCCTCAAAACCAATTTAGAAAAGTCCGTATTTAAAAACACCAACTTGGCAGATGCTGCTTTTGAACAGACCCATCTTGCAGGAACGGACTTCCGATCTGCCTATCACTTTTCCATTGACCCAGAAAAAAATTACCTCAAAAAAGCACGTTTTTCGGCAGATAATCTTGCTGGGCTCTTACGAAAATATGACCTCAAAATTAATTAAAACCCGCACACAGTAGCCCTACCGACTAACTACCAACCGACGATGTACAACAGAATGCCCTTGTGCTAAGCGCAAAAAGTAGAACCCATTAGACAACCCATCCACTGCAAAAGGTATCCTCTGTACACCTGAAGCCATTACCCCCACGTACAACATCTTTTGTGTACGTCCTAAGGCATCCACAATACTTAATCGGACATACTGGCTTTTGGGTAAAGAAAGTTCAACATTTGCTATACGTCCAACTGGATTCGGATAGGGCATTCCAAGTGCAAATAAGGCAGGCGTTTCATCGGTTATCCCAGTGCTGGGGTGATACCCAAAAGCACCAACGGTAGAACGTGCCAAACGACCATTACCGTCGTAATCTCCCCAAACCCCATTCGAGAGATTTCCGACGGGTATGATAGGCGTTGTGGGCGCATCCCCTCCCAGAAAATCGGGGATGGATTGCGTCGCATAAGTAGTTACATTACTCACAGGAACCGGATGAAAATCTCCACCAGAAGCCTGTACCAACTGTGGTTCAAAGACATTAAATACATTGTCTGCCAATAACTGCGCTTCGTTACAAGTCAGGTTCGAAGCCGCACATCCATCCCCACTTCCACCGATCCCAAGGGGATGCGTGGAAGGGCCATTCCAGAAAACATTTCCTTTTATCTGAAGATTGGCATCGGTCAGGGTAGGATTGGGGACGTTGCTACCAACAGGTGGTGTGATTGGGCCATGTATTGCTAAGTGCTGCCATTGTGATTGAAACCCCAAAGGATTATAGAATAGATTGTTGTAAATAAAGATGTTACGGTTTGGAATAAAATTAAAGGAAGGATCGTACCCCCATCCCCCAGCGGCCCGATTGGCATTGCACTTGGCCGTATCTCCATCACAACTCCGTCCACCAAAAACCACTTCTAAGACATGAGATCGGGAGCCAGTCCGGTAAGCGGTATTGTGTGCCATCAATATATTATATCCCCCATTCACCCCCAGTCCTGCACCCTCCGTATCATGTATTATATTGTTGATGATTTTGATATCATAAGCTTCATAATGTAACCAAGGAGATACCATAAACTCAAATCCTGTGCCTTGACCTGCGGTAATGCCCCCGGTACCACAATTATAGACCTCGTTGGCCTCCACGGTAAACTGCGCCGAACCTCCTTTCAAGTATAAACACCAGTCTTGCGCATTATGGATTTTATTCCGGAAAATATGCCCGTATTGTACTGCCACTAAATCTATGGCGTTGTCATCAGCGCCCGAAATGTCGTTATCTTCGATATAAATATATTGGGACTGATTAATCTTCACGGTCTCATGAGCCGCTCGGCTTCCGTTTGAAGCAGATTGAAAGAAATTATTTCTGATTAAACCATATTGTATCTGCTCAAAATGCAAGACATCTCCTGATGGATTTGGAATGATTTGCAAATCCATTAAGTATAAATAGCGGCAATCAAAGACATTCAAGTCACCCTGCAACGTCACCGTTCCTCGGCCTTGCGCGGCTTGAATGATCACTGGAAAGGCATACGTCCCATACTTTTTTTCCATGTAATTTGGCAGGCTTGCTTCAGGATACGTCCCAGGTAGAAGCTGAATTCGGTAGCCCATGGTCAAGGGGGTAGAGGTCGGAATACGATTCCAAGCAGCCGTCAATGTACGAAGCGGCGCTACCGATGTACCCGCAGCGCCATCGTTGCCCGAAGGTGAGACAAAGACCTCTTGAACAAGAGGACTCCCAATAGCATAAGCAGATGTTTGGGCATGAATTAATGGAACTTCGAGCATTAGAAGAATCCATAAAACAAGATAACTCTTTGGGTAAAGGAGCGTTTTCATAAATGATCGTGATTGGATAAAGACAAGTTTCAGGGATCAAATACCCCATATAAAGTCATAAAAATTACTACAAATAAGTAAGTAATTAAAGACATAGATTTTACAGGAACAGCTATATGTTCGGTAAAACTCTTGGCCCTCCAAAGATCCGCAAGGCCACTACCGAGAACCTTTAACAAGTTAAGATCTATTAATTATTACGATTTCTATTGCGAGAACAGATCGGTACCATGGAAAAATATACGTGGTAATCGGATTTTATGCACCTACTGTCTGGAAAACCGCAAAGCCATAAGGCTCGTCGGAATATCCACTACGAGATGGCCTGTTCTTCCTGCGCCTCGAAAGACACACGTACTACCTTACTGACCCCCATTTCTTGCATGGTAATGCCATACATCCGGTCAGCAGCCTCCATTGTCAATTTATTATGCGTCACCAAAATGAATTGTGTGGTATCGGCAAATTGGCGGATCAACCGCATGAAGCGTTCAATATTCGCATCGTCTAACGGCGCATCCACTTCATCAAGAATACAAAAAGGTGAGGGTTTCACCAAATAAATGGCAAACAGCAGCGCAATGGCGGTTAGGGTTTTTTCCCCACCAGAAAGCTGAGAAATACCAGAAGGTTGTTTGCCTCGTGGTTTAGCCACAATCTTTATGCCCGCCTCCAACGGATCTGCATCATCCAAAAGCAGTTGTGCCGTATCCCCGGGATGAAACAGGCCTTCAAAGAGAGATTGAAAGTGGCGATTGATTTCGGCAAACGTTTCGTTGAAGCGCCGTGTAGCTGTTTGATTGATCTCTTGTATCGTTTCAAGCAAGGTATTTTCGGCAGACTTCAAGTCCTTTTGTTGGTCCTCAATAAAGGAAAGCCGCTCCTTTTCCCGCTCATAATCCTCTAAAGCCAATTCATTCACCGCCCCAAGAGAACGTATCTTTTGACGCAGTTCTGCCACTTCTTTCTTTGCCGATACGTCGTCTATATCCTTGTTTACGACCAACATGTCTCCTTCTTCAATGGACAACGCAAGTTCCAAACCCAACTCATCCATAGTACGCTGGATCAATGCCTCAAGGCGGGTATTACGTTCCGCCAATTGCACTTCGATCCGGTTTTCTTCTCGTTGCAAGTCATCTCTTTTGCGTCGTACTTCACGGATTTGTGCTTCATCGGCGGCAATGGCCCCACGTGACTGCACCACATTCAATTCCGCTTCGTGAACCACCTCATCTTGTTCCGTTTTTTCGGCATACCAGACAGCTAAGTTTGTCTCCAATTGGGCTTGTAATTCGGTAGCGGTCTCTTTACTTTTTTGGACTTGGGCAATCTCACCCTGTCGGTTTTGTGTCCGCCGACGAAGCATTTCCGCCTCTTCTTGTTTCCGGCGAAGTTCATTTTTCAGGTTCTGGGCATGGTTTTCGGCCTGAATGGCCAGGATATTGGTTTCGTTCAGCGCTTGCCCGGCCATGCGTTGCTGGGCTTCAGCAGATTTAAAAACCAATTCAGCCGCTTGGCGTCGCGTTTCAGCCTCTCCTGTTTGCCCCTGGAAAACACGAACCAACGCTTCTTTTTCGGTATGTTTATTCCTGATTTCTGCGGACTCAGCCCTCAACAATTCGATCCGCACAGTCAATTCTTGCGCTCGTTTGGCCGAGGCCAAGTGCTCAAATTGGGCACGCTCGCTGGCTTTTTCCACTTCGGTTTGTTGCCGTTCTGCTTTCTGAAGGCCCAACCGTAATAAGGGTAAATTTATCCCTGCCAACTCATCCCGAATTTGTCGGAATTGCCCTGTTTGTTCTTGTTTTTGTTGTTCCAAAACGTGTAATTCTTCGCGTGCTTGGGCCAAACGTTCACGCCTACCCAGCCGATTGGCGGTAGCGGGCGCATGTTTTTTACTCCCTCCATGAAGGGTTCCGTTTGTATCCGCCCATTCGCCAGTGGGTGCCATAAAGCGTAGATAAGACCCTGCTCCTTGGGGTTTCGACGCCAGTTCTTGGGCCTGTTCGAACGACTCGACAAGAAACACATTTCCCAGCAATACCTGAGCCAATACAGAATAAGCTGGCGCCGCCCGAATCACAGAGACAGCAGACAAAGCCCCATCCACCATTGGTGGCACAACTGCCTCCTTTGGCAATCGGTTGAGCAACAAAAAATCAGAACGACCCTTGCCCTGCGACCTTAGCAGCGCAATTGCAGCACTTGCCTCTGCTTCTGATGATACCACAAAACATCCTGCAAATTCTCGTAAGGCGGCATCTATGGCAACCTGATAGGCCACATCACACGCCAAGACATCCGAAACCGTTAGGGGTGGAGCAGCACTCCAATCAGTTTTTTTGGCCAAAAATTGTACTGCCTGAGAAAATTCTTCGTAACTCGCCACCAAATTTTCCAACAACTTAGCTTCTGCTCCCAAGGCCGATGCCTTTTGCTCGGTTATACGGAGCATTTGTTGTGCTTCATTAAGGGCAGCCGTTTTTAACTCGTGTAACTTTTCTCCTTCGGTAAGTATGATATGGGCCTGATCAGTGGCTTTTTGGGCTTGTTCAAGCGACTCCGCAACCCATTGCGTTTTCTCGAACAACGAAACCTGACTTTCTTGATATGCCTGTCGGTCTTCTTCCAAACGCGCAACCTCGCCTTCCATCAGTTCCAACCTATTCGCCAAGCGCCCCAACTCCGCTTGCAAAAAAGAACGTTCTTGCGCCACTTTACGCTCTGCAATCCGCAATCCCTCCAATTCCTGTAACGCTTGTTCATATCCAGCCTGTGCATCCTGTTGTTTTTTTTGCGCCTCGACCCGTTCACGTACCTGTTCTACAGACACTTCTAAAGCGGCTTCGAGTGCCATAGACAACGACGCTACATGTTTAAGGAGTTGTTCGTGCCGCATATCAGCTTCTACAGCCTCATTTTTTAACCGCGAAAGGGTGCGTTCGGCTTGTATATGGCGCTCCTTTTCCACACGCAGATCGGCTTCGGCTTTACGGATTACATCCAAATGTGCCGCCCGTTTTTGTTGTAAATCAGCTAAATGCGTCTCCAGATGGGTTAGATAAAGGCGGTGCTGCTCCACTTGGGCTTCAAATGTGGTCAGTTCTCCTTGAAGGGCTGTCAAAGTGTGTTCCACGTCCACCTTTCGTGCCGAATATTGGGCAATTTCTGTTTGTAAACGCCCAAATTCCCTCAGGGCTAACTGGGTTTCCAGCTCCGCAAGCCGATCCTTTAAATGCTTATATTTCCGGGCTTTTCCTGCCTGATTTGCCAAGGAACGCACCTGCCGCTCTAATTCGTCCACCAAATCTTGTACACGCGCCAGATCTTGCTGCGTGCTTTCCAACTTTTGAAGGGCTTGTTTCCGCCTAATCTTGTATTTTGTAATACCTGCCGCTTCTTCAAAGAGCCTTCTGCGCTCGGTTACATTTTCCGACAAGATCTCCTCGATCATTTTCAACTCAATCACCGAATAGGCACCAGCCCCCATCCCTGTATCCATGAACAAATCCGTGATGTCTTTTAAGCGGCACGACACATTGTTCAACAAATACTCCGACTCCCCGCTCCGGTACAGCCGTCGCGTGATCACCACTTCGCTGTATTCCAATGGCAAGATACCTCGGTTATTTTCGATATGTAACGATACTTCTGCCAAGCCCAAGGCCCGACGTTTGGCCGTTCCATTAAAAATAACATTGTCCATCTTTTCGGAACGCAAAGCCCGCGCTCGTTGCTCACCCAAAACCCAGCGAACGGCATCAATGACATTCGACTTCCCACAGCCATTTGGCCCCACAATGGCCGTAATACCTGGATGATAATGAATCTCGGTCT includes these proteins:
- a CDS encoding pentapeptide repeat-containing protein — protein: MTASFQDQTFHTTHFPEGRIRGQFENCQFIGCTLPNAMLSSAEFSDCSFEDCDLSMAQLNGTVFRETRFIACKMLGMPFDTCNDFLLSFSFKNCNLDFSCFNGLVIKQTVFDQCSLEGAFFLKTNLEKSVFKNTNLADAAFEQTHLAGTDFRSAYHFSIDPEKNYLKKARFSADNLAGLLRKYDLKIN
- a CDS encoding right-handed parallel beta-helix repeat-containing protein, with translation MKTLLYPKSYLVLWILLMLEVPLIHAQTSAYAIGSPLVQEVFVSPSGNDGAAGTSVAPLRTLTAAWNRIPTSTPLTMGYRIQLLPGTYPEASLPNYMEKKYGTYAFPVIIQAAQGRGTVTLQGDLNVFDCRYLYLMDLQIIPNPSGDVLHFEQIQYGLIRNNFFQSASNGSRAAHETVKINQSQYIYIEDNDISGADDNAIDLVAVQYGHIFRNKIHNAQDWCLYLKGGSAQFTVEANEVYNCGTGGITAGQGTGFEFMVSPWLHYEAYDIKIINNIIHDTEGAGLGVNGGYNILMAHNTAYRTGSRSHVLEVVFGGRSCDGDTAKCNANRAAGGWGYDPSFNFIPNRNIFIYNNLFYNPLGFQSQWQHLAIHGPITPPVGSNVPNPTLTDANLQIKGNVFWNGPSTHPLGIGGSGDGCAASNLTCNEAQLLADNVFNVFEPQLVQASGGDFHPVPVSNVTTYATQSIPDFLGGDAPTTPIIPVGNLSNGVWGDYDGNGRLARSTVGAFGYHPSTGITDETPALFALGMPYPNPVGRIANVELSLPKSQYVRLSIVDALGRTQKMLYVGVMASGVQRIPFAVDGLSNGFYFLRLAQGHSVVHRRLVVSR
- the smc gene encoding chromosome segregation protein SMC, whose translation is MYLKRLTLHGFKSFAQKTEIHYHPGITAIVGPNGCGKSNVIDAVRWVLGEQRARALRSEKMDNVIFNGTAKRRALGLAEVSLHIENNRGILPLEYSEVVITRRLYRSGESEYLLNNVSCRLKDITDLFMDTGMGAGAYSVIELKMIEEILSENVTERRRLFEEAAGITKYKIRRKQALQKLESTQQDLARVQDLVDELERQVRSLANQAGKARKYKHLKDRLAELETQLALREFGRLQTEIAQYSARKVDVEHTLTALQGELTTFEAQVEQHRLYLTHLETHLADLQQKRAAHLDVIRKAEADLRVEKERHIQAERTLSRLKNEAVEADMRHEQLLKHVASLSMALEAALEVSVEQVRERVEAQKKQQDAQAGYEQALQELEGLRIAERKVAQERSFLQAELGRLANRLELMEGEVARLEEDRQAYQESQVSLFEKTQWVAESLEQAQKATDQAHIILTEGEKLHELKTAALNEAQQMLRITEQKASALGAEAKLLENLVASYEEFSQAVQFLAKKTDWSAAPPLTVSDVLACDVAYQVAIDAALREFAGCFVVSSEAEASAAIALLRSQGKGRSDFLLLNRLPKEAVVPPMVDGALSAVSVIRAAPAYSVLAQVLLGNVFLVESFEQAQELASKPQGAGSYLRFMAPTGEWADTNGTLHGGSKKHAPATANRLGRRERLAQAREELHVLEQQKQEQTGQFRQIRDELAGINLPLLRLGLQKAERQQTEVEKASERAQFEHLASAKRAQELTVRIELLRAESAEIRNKHTEKEALVRVFQGQTGEAETRRQAAELVFKSAEAQQRMAGQALNETNILAIQAENHAQNLKNELRRKQEEAEMLRRRTQNRQGEIAQVQKSKETATELQAQLETNLAVWYAEKTEQDEVVHEAELNVVQSRGAIAADEAQIREVRRKRDDLQREENRIEVQLAERNTRLEALIQRTMDELGLELALSIEEGDMLVVNKDIDDVSAKKEVAELRQKIRSLGAVNELALEDYEREKERLSFIEDQQKDLKSAENTLLETIQEINQTATRRFNETFAEINRHFQSLFEGLFHPGDTAQLLLDDADPLEAGIKIVAKPRGKQPSGISQLSGGEKTLTAIALLFAIYLVKPSPFCILDEVDAPLDDANIERFMRLIRQFADTTQFILVTHNKLTMEAADRMYGITMQEMGVSKVVRVSFEAQEEQAIS